In a single window of the Olivibacter sp. SDN3 genome:
- the ggpS gene encoding glucosylglycerol-phosphate synthase, which produces MMLLATDLDGTFLGGKNVDRLNLYRLIQKHQDIRLAFVTGRGLESVMPLLNDPIIPNPDYIICDVGATILNGRTMEPIEPIQSQIEKKWPGIFTFRDELQHIEGLQFQEVPQQRRCSFYYEKDTDIKAIEEIAAKYGCDVLLSAGQYLDILPGGINKGETLKQLVKTLNFPPDMVLVAGDTMNDLSLYETDYKGVVVGRAEPLLIDATAQLKNTYHAKAEGAGGILESMLHYPAFKSYYREAKKAKKSKQAGEPQLLMVYHRLPFDKEIINDEEIRVPPKSPNGIIPSLLGFFENGRPGVWVGEEEEKNKHTSRAVKKQFIDEKKYPNLTASIISLPKKDIDLFYRVFSKEAFWPTIFSFIDRAKFNHEHWAHYVRINKLFAERVAEEADQGALVWVHEYNLWMVPAFLRQLRPDVKIGFFHHTAFPPADIFNIIPWRREIIGSLLQCDFVSFHIPRYVENFVDVLRSHSPVNVIKKINAAKQFLTYSCALGIDQMTKEIEVGNRRIRLGAQPVGVNIKNITRIYHQKKTQQRIESLKKRTQGKHIVLSVERLDYVKGPLEKIEAFGEFLEEYPEFHGKIELINICTPPSQGMKIYEKTQRELEQAVGEINGKYSSLEWTPIRFFFRSVPFEEVITYYAIADIAWITPLRDGLNLVAKEYVAVQGLNKDANGVLVISEFAGASVELPYAILTNPYDPKNMKESLLQALTMEAGDRKLRIQRLYETVSHYDIEHWGKEFIHELEAAAKA; this is translated from the coding sequence ATGATGTTACTTGCTACAGATCTAGACGGAACGTTTTTAGGTGGAAAGAATGTAGATCGATTAAACTTATATCGACTCATTCAAAAACACCAGGATATACGCCTGGCGTTTGTAACAGGCAGAGGGTTAGAATCGGTCATGCCGTTATTAAACGACCCTATCATCCCCAATCCTGATTATATTATATGCGACGTGGGTGCTACTATATTAAATGGTAGAACAATGGAGCCTATAGAACCTATACAGTCTCAAATTGAAAAGAAATGGCCTGGCATATTTACCTTTCGTGACGAACTACAGCACATCGAGGGCCTACAATTTCAAGAAGTACCGCAGCAGCGCCGATGCTCGTTCTACTATGAAAAGGATACCGACATCAAAGCTATCGAAGAAATTGCTGCTAAATACGGTTGTGATGTACTCCTATCAGCCGGACAATATTTAGATATTCTTCCCGGTGGAATTAACAAGGGGGAAACCTTAAAACAATTAGTTAAAACACTCAACTTTCCACCAGACATGGTATTGGTTGCCGGCGATACGATGAACGACTTGTCTTTATATGAAACTGATTATAAAGGCGTTGTCGTAGGAAGAGCAGAACCACTTCTGATAGATGCAACCGCACAATTAAAAAACACCTATCATGCAAAAGCAGAAGGCGCGGGAGGCATTTTGGAATCAATGTTACATTACCCAGCGTTTAAAAGTTATTATAGAGAAGCAAAAAAGGCAAAAAAAAGCAAGCAGGCGGGAGAACCTCAGCTATTGATGGTATACCACCGCCTACCATTTGATAAGGAAATTATAAATGATGAAGAAATAAGAGTTCCTCCCAAAAGTCCTAACGGCATTATACCTTCTTTACTGGGCTTTTTCGAGAATGGACGGCCAGGAGTTTGGGTTGGAGAAGAGGAAGAAAAGAATAAACATACTAGCCGCGCCGTTAAAAAACAATTCATTGATGAGAAAAAATATCCCAACTTAACAGCTTCAATTATATCACTTCCTAAAAAGGACATCGATCTTTTTTACAGAGTGTTCTCTAAAGAGGCCTTTTGGCCAACCATTTTTTCATTTATCGATCGGGCGAAATTCAATCATGAACATTGGGCACATTATGTAAGGATAAATAAGCTATTTGCCGAGCGCGTAGCTGAAGAAGCTGACCAAGGAGCACTTGTTTGGGTACATGAATATAATTTATGGATGGTACCTGCCTTTTTACGACAATTACGACCCGATGTTAAAATAGGTTTCTTTCACCATACAGCCTTTCCCCCTGCGGATATATTCAACATCATCCCCTGGCGTCGGGAAATAATAGGAAGTCTATTACAATGTGATTTTGTAAGTTTTCATATTCCGCGATACGTCGAAAATTTTGTAGATGTATTGCGTAGTCATTCTCCAGTAAACGTGATAAAGAAAATCAATGCAGCAAAACAATTCCTCACGTATAGCTGCGCCTTGGGCATCGATCAAATGACCAAAGAAATAGAGGTTGGCAACCGGCGTATAAGGCTTGGCGCGCAACCCGTAGGAGTCAATATTAAAAATATCACACGCATCTATCATCAGAAGAAAACACAACAACGTATAGAAAGCCTGAAAAAAAGAACACAGGGTAAACACATCGTCTTATCTGTTGAACGACTGGATTACGTCAAAGGACCTCTAGAAAAAATAGAAGCATTTGGTGAGTTTTTGGAAGAGTATCCGGAGTTTCATGGCAAAATAGAACTTATTAATATCTGTACCCCGCCCTCTCAGGGAATGAAAATCTATGAAAAAACGCAAAGAGAGCTGGAGCAGGCTGTTGGGGAAATAAACGGCAAATATTCAAGTCTAGAATGGACACCTATACGATTTTTTTTCCGATCGGTGCCCTTTGAGGAGGTAATCACTTACTACGCCATCGCCGACATCGCATGGATAACTCCACTACGAGACGGGCTTAACCTTGTTGCCAAAGAGTACGTAGCCGTTCAAGGACTAAATAAAGATGCTAACGGCGTACTGGTTATCTCAGAATTTGCGGGCGCATCGGTGGAACTTCCCTACGCGATCCTGACCAATCCTTACGATCCGAAAAACATGAAGGAAAGCCTGTTACAGGCTCTTACCATGGAGGCTGGCGACCGCAAATTACGCATCCAAAGGCTCTATGAGACTGTGAGCCATTATGACATTGAACATTGGGGCAAAGAGTTCATCCACGAATTGGAAGCTGCGGCAAAAGCATAA
- a CDS encoding NAD(P)H-dependent glycerol-3-phosphate dehydrogenase produces MKKISVIGGGSWATALIKIFAENKIDIAWYLRKKEYVDSLLESGRNKNYLSYLQLPMQHISASHHLDEVIQQAEILLFAVPSAYLAGVASEITPGDVVNKRIITSIKGTLNGQHVLPSSYLADRFGISMDQQAIIAGPCHAEEIAMERKTYITIASRNQKFAQELQQSINSSYLVTHTSNDPIGIEYAAIYKNIIGIACGIAKGLNYGDNFQAVIVSNAINELSQFLNSLKLDSIKIATSAYLGDLLVTAYSNFSRNRTFGEMIGRGYSVQLAKSQMSMVAEGYNAAKGIYEVAKKIRAHTPIVSTVYRILHNHISPYVEFKILESQLL; encoded by the coding sequence TTGAAAAAAATTAGTGTGATTGGGGGCGGCAGCTGGGCCACTGCTTTAATTAAGATTTTTGCTGAAAACAAAATTGATATAGCCTGGTACCTACGAAAAAAAGAATACGTTGACAGCCTCTTAGAATCTGGAAGGAATAAGAATTACCTTAGTTATCTCCAACTTCCTATGCAACACATATCTGCTTCTCACCACTTAGATGAAGTAATCCAACAAGCTGAAATTCTTCTCTTCGCTGTTCCAAGTGCCTATTTAGCGGGAGTCGCGAGCGAAATAACTCCTGGGGATGTCGTGAATAAGAGAATCATCACTTCAATTAAAGGCACCTTAAATGGACAACATGTTTTGCCTTCCTCCTACCTAGCGGATCGCTTCGGAATAAGCATGGATCAACAAGCCATCATAGCGGGCCCTTGTCATGCAGAAGAAATTGCCATGGAACGCAAAACCTATATCACTATAGCGTCAAGAAACCAGAAATTTGCTCAGGAACTCCAACAATCCATCAATTCTTCCTATCTGGTAACACATACTAGCAATGATCCTATTGGTATAGAGTATGCTGCTATTTACAAAAATATTATCGGTATAGCCTGTGGAATAGCAAAAGGACTTAACTACGGCGATAATTTTCAGGCGGTGATTGTTTCGAATGCGATCAATGAACTGTCGCAATTTCTCAACTCCTTAAAACTAGATTCCATTAAAATAGCCACATCCGCCTATTTAGGCGATTTGCTGGTAACCGCCTATTCTAATTTCAGTCGTAACAGAACTTTCGGAGAAATGATTGGAAGAGGTTACTCTGTACAGCTGGCTAAATCACAAATGAGCATGGTTGCAGAAGGATATAACGCCGCAAAAGGAATTTATGAGGTAGCAAAAAAAATACGGGCGCATACACCTATTGTCTCTACAGTATATCGTATTTTGCATAATCATATTTCTCCCTACGTTGAATTTAAAATACTGGAAAGCCAGCTGCTGTAA
- a CDS encoding DUF4397 domain-containing protein: protein MNIHLLFKKFKNNYRYIFFIVLLLSLSACLKDNDAQHGSIPGTLVSIVHASPDAGPLVMGINGSRIDNQSFNFGNRIIYQLLYPGSYQFQTNRAADNKALDIKHWSLQAGMCYTIFATDRVDSLELLGVRDFEYGDQPLENHSKVRFINLCPDSLSLDLEASSIDTLLANNKKFKENTPFGDIPAIDSSAVYRLNILNHESNTSLTSLEFRPKEGKYYTIMASGFMETEDDAQKFKAFILEHD from the coding sequence ATGAATATACACCTTTTATTTAAAAAATTTAAAAACAACTATCGATACATTTTTTTTATCGTCCTATTGCTTTCATTAAGTGCTTGTTTAAAAGATAATGACGCGCAACATGGAAGCATTCCCGGAACCTTAGTATCCATAGTCCATGCTTCTCCCGATGCGGGACCACTTGTAATGGGCATCAATGGTAGTAGAATAGATAATCAATCGTTTAACTTTGGTAACCGTATCATTTATCAATTATTATACCCGGGATCTTATCAGTTTCAAACAAACCGGGCAGCAGATAACAAAGCGCTAGACATTAAGCATTGGAGTCTTCAGGCTGGCATGTGTTATACCATCTTTGCGACAGATCGGGTAGACTCACTCGAATTATTAGGTGTTCGGGATTTTGAATACGGAGATCAGCCTTTAGAAAACCACTCAAAAGTGAGGTTTATTAATTTATGTCCTGATTCTCTTTCATTGGACTTAGAAGCGAGCAGTATAGACACTTTATTGGCCAATAATAAAAAATTTAAGGAAAACACCCCATTTGGTGATATTCCAGCCATCGACAGTAGTGCGGTCTATAGGCTCAACATACTAAATCACGAGAGCAACACCTCTTTGACGAGCCTGGAATTCAGGCCAAAAGAAGGAAAATATTATACCATAATGGCCAGTGGCTTTATGGAAACCGAGGATGATGCGCAAAAATTCAAAGCATTTATTCTCGAGCACGATTAG